The Triticum urartu cultivar G1812 chromosome 5, Tu2.1, whole genome shotgun sequence genome contains the following window.
AtccgtttcaaaatagatgactcaacatTGTACTAGTAGGGAGTAAGAAACAACATGAGCAGCGTGCACTCCCGCACAACTGACCAACGAAGCATCGCCCTGTTCTCTGTTACGCTTCTCCGTGCCATAGAACTTTTGGCGCAAATTGACGGCATATGGCATAAATTTCACGTGATGGAAGCACCCAAAAATTTAAGGTGTTGGATGGTCAAAACACCTGAACCTGAACCTTCCCTGCAGCATGCAGGCATCGGAGAAAAGTTTACAACGAAACGAAAGAAGCTGCATGGTCAAAACACGCACGCTCGTGTAACATTCTATAGCTCTAGAGAGCTTTGATTTGGCATGTCGGCGAGTAAAATTAAGCAGGGACCAATCTCTCCCCTGCAGCGGATCAAAGAACCCACTGATGAAACGCAGTTCCGCACGCCTCTCCCGTTCCGGTTCCACCACCTTGCTTCCCAAGCCGCCGAACGGTCAAAAGATGCGTGAGCACGACGGGCAACCCACTCGCGCGCGCGCGTTTCTCCGTATAAAATGGCGGTCGACCACGGCCAGCCCAGCTGCATCCTCTCGCTCCAAGCGGCCGGGAAAGCACGGAGAGCTAGCACCAGCAGCAACTTGCCGGCGAAAAAGCAAGCAAACTGATCGTGACACTTTCAGTAGCCGGCGGGGGAATCCTTCGATGGCGTCGCGGCAGTCGCTCCTCCCGAGCTTCCTCTACGCGGCGTCCAGCGGCGCCGGCATGCCGGGCGGGAGGGCCGCGCAAGAGCCGCCCGTCGTCGCCAGGGCGCCGAGCGAGCCGCCGTTCGGGAAGATCGAGATGTTCTCGCCGGCGTACTACGCGGCCTGCGGCTTCGGCGGCGCCGCCGCGTGCGGCCTCACGCACGCTGCCGTGACGCCGCTCGATGTCATCAAGTGCAACATCCAGGTACGCAAAGAATCGCACTCTTCTGTTTGAGAATCTCCCCTTAATCTTAATTTGCTTCTTGGGTCGATCACGGGAGGACTTTTCTTCCGCTGGACCTAAATTATTGGGGTGTCGCGGTCGAAGCCGGCTGCCACGAAAGCTGGGACCTGAGCCTGATTGTGAGGACTGAGCGCATCATCCGTGACGTGGCTGGAATGAAATTTGACGGGAGTGCAAACTAACAAGAGGAAAATAAAATCAATTAGCCGAGCAGACAGTTCAGACCACGCCTGACCAGACTTCTGTGCGGCGGCCATTATTTCGATTTCAGATACTGATACAGCAGCGAAAACATGATCGCAGATCGACCCGGCCAAGTACAAGAGCATCTCCTCGTCGTTCAGCATCGTGCTCAAGGAGCAGGGCGTCCGCGGCTTCTTCCGGGGCTGGGCGCCCACGTTCCTGGGGTATAGCGCGCAGGGCGCGTTCAAGTACGGCCTGTACGAGGTGTTCAAGAAGGAGTACACCGACATGGCCGGCCCGGAGTACGCCGCCAAGTACAAGACCCTCATCTACCTCGCCGGCTCGGCCACCGCCGAGGTCGTCGCCGACGTCGCGCTCTGCCCCATGGAGGCCGTCAAGGTGCGGGTGCAGACGCAGCCCGGCTACGCCAGGGGCCTGCGCGACGGCTTCCCCAAGATCGTCAGGGCCGAAGGCTATGCAGGGTATGTCAGCTCAGCTCAGCTCGGCGTATCTTCCTTCGTAATGCATATGATTTGCATTGATCGAACGGGGGCGCTAGCTAAACTGGTGTTCTGCTTGTGAACTGCAGGCTGTTCAGAGGAATGGTTCCTCTTTGGGGGCGACAGATTCCTTGTAAGTACTACTCCTATATGCTTTCTTCTGTTCGAATTGTTTGAACTGTAAAAAATACGTAGGTTGACTGGATTTTCTGAACCTCGGTTGCAGACACCATGATGAAGTTCGCAACCTACGAGAACATCGTGGAGATGGCGTACAAGCACCTCATCCCCACCCCGAAGGAGCAGTGCAGCAAGCCTCTTCAGCTCGGGGTGAGCTTCGGGAGCGGCTACATCGCCGGAGTCTTCTGCGCCGCCATCTCGCACCCCGCCGACAACCTGGTCTCCTTCCTCAACAATGCCAAGGGCGCCACCGTCGGAGACGTACGTACCATAGCCCTGCAGCATCTGAACTGAACTGAAATCCGTTTGCTCTTTTGCCAAAATGTGTGTGCTTATTACTGTTGCTCTGCTGATTTCTTCAGGCTGTCAAGAACCTCGGCCTCTGGGGACTCTTCACGCGCGGCCTTCCGCTCCGCATCGTCATGATCGGCACACTGACCGGCACCCAGTGGGTGATCTATGATTCCTTCAAAGTCATGGCTGGACTGTGAGTATTTTACCTACATTTTTATGGTTTGTGATTTTCATTGGTGGTATCTCTTTGGGAGAATTCTGAAACAATGTCTTATTTTGCAGGCCAACAACCGGTGGAACTCCTGCTGTTGCCCCAAGGGAAGAAGCGTGAGCAGTGAAAGCCTTTCCGGAACTTCAAGAGAAAAATATGTTTTATTATTGACATCGCATAATCAGTAGTGGATTGATGTTTGTAACAGTTTTCCTCAGCACTGTGCCACCATTTACCGATTGATGAAATTTGT
Protein-coding sequences here:
- the LOC125509537 gene encoding mitochondrial phosphate carrier protein 3, mitochondrial-like, with the translated sequence MASRQSLLPSFLYAASSGAGMPGGRAAQEPPVVARAPSEPPFGKIEMFSPAYYAACGFGGAAACGLTHAAVTPLDVIKCNIQIDPAKYKSISSSFSIVLKEQGVRGFFRGWAPTFLGYSAQGAFKYGLYEVFKKEYTDMAGPEYAAKYKTLIYLAGSATAEVVADVALCPMEAVKVRVQTQPGYARGLRDGFPKIVRAEGYAGLFRGMVPLWGRQIPYTMMKFATYENIVEMAYKHLIPTPKEQCSKPLQLGVSFGSGYIAGVFCAAISHPADNLVSFLNNAKGATVGDAVKNLGLWGLFTRGLPLRIVMIGTLTGTQWVIYDSFKVMAGLPTTGGTPAVAPREEA